A window of Roseiflexus castenholzii DSM 13941 genomic DNA:
GCGCGTGGTCGTCATCGTTCCGCTCCTTGCCCGCCCCCTTTCCTCCTTCGCGCGCCGGTGCGTCGCGCCGACGGGATGCGGCGTGCGAGGGGGGCGATGCCGCAAATGCCGCACATCTCACGCTTCCGCATCGGGGTCGATCCCCAGCGCGCGCAACCGCGCTGCCAGTCGCTCGGCGCGCTGGCGCTCGGCTTCGGCGCGCTGTTGCTCCGCCTCTGCCCGCGCATGTTCCACTTCGGCGCGCTGGCGCTCTTGCGCCGCCAGTTCCGCCCCGGTGGGAATCAGGTTGCCGTCCCGGTCGCACCAGCGCAGCCAGACCGCCTGCACCCCTTCGTACTCCCCGTCCCACAGGCGCGCCCCCAGCCCGACGTCGGGCAGGATGGGGCTGTCGCACGGCGTGTAGGTTCGCCCGCGCAACTCGTAGCAGCGCAGCAGTTCCGTTCCCAGGAGGCGCTGCGGGTCGAAGACGAGGCAGTAGCCGACGCCGAGTTGGGCGTACCGCGTCCGTTTGCGGTCGAGTTCGCCGCCCTCGCGGTTGGAGACGATCTCCACCACCACGTCGGGCGGCTT
This region includes:
- a CDS encoding Uma2 family endonuclease; translation: MTTPVTMPEVDPAQPPPPEYLPDYDRFITEDDAPVDNFFSEKQQRLLTEPLYSADVAARLGRPLLAAANVGIFFGEGEPAIVPDALLSLDVRLADDLWPKPNRSYFIWRFAKPPDVVVEIVSNREGGELDRKRTRYAQLGVGYCLVFDPQRLLGTELLRCYELRGRTYTPCDSPILPDVGLGARLWDGEYEGVQAVWLRWCDRDGNLIPTGAELAAQERQRAEVEHARAEAEQQRAEAERQRAERLAARLRALGIDPDAEA